The Lachnospiraceae bacterium genome includes the window TCAAAAAAGCAGCTCTTGCTATTTTGCAGGAAGAAGAGCCAATTCGTCTGCATGGCTATATGAGCAATGCAGGCTATGAGGATGTGCGGGACCGTTTGGCCGAGAGTCTCAATCGGCGGCATCAGATGCAGTATACAAGGGATAATTTAGTTTTAACGGTAGGAGCCGCCGGTGCGCTGAATGTTGCCCTTAAAACCATCATAGAGCCGGAGGATGAGGTGGTTTTGCTGGCGCCGTTTTTTGGAGAGTATATTCATTATGTGCAGAATTTTCAGGGAGTTCCCGTTATTGTTCCGCCGGATATCCCTAATTTTTCAATCAATTTTGAGGCTCTAGAGGCTAAGCTAAGTCAGAAGACAAAGGCGCTGATTCTCAATACCCCCAACAACCCGACAGGTGTGATTTATTCAGAAAAAGAGATTCAGCAGCTGGCTGAGCTGCTGAGAAAAAAACAAAAAGAATACGGCCATGCCATTTATCTGATTTCCGATGAACCATACCGGGAAATCGTGTTTGGCGGTCAGACCGTACCCTATTTGCCAAAGTTTTATGAAAATACATTTGTGGGATATTCGTATAGTAAGTCGCTTTCTTTGCCGGGAGAAAGAATCGGTTATCTGGTGATTCATCAGGAGATGGAAGAGGCGGAGGAAACGATGCAGGCCGCATCGGTTGCCAATCGGATTCTGGGCTTTGTGAATGCCCCCTCTTTGATGCAGCGCGTGATTGGTATGTGCGCAGAAGAGGTTTCGGATATGACCGTATATCAGGAAAATAAAGAGATTTTATATCGGGAGCTGACAGCCATGGGATTTGAGATGAGCGAGCCGCAGGGCGCCTTTTATATGTTTCCCAAATCTCCGATTGCGGATGAAAAGGTTTTTTGTCAGGCAGCCAAACGGTATCGGATCCTGCTCGTGCCAGGCAGTACCTTCGCGTGTCCCGGCTATTTCCGTTTAGCTTTCTGTGTTTCTAAGGAAACCGTGCTTAATTCTCTGGAAGGCTTTCGTCAGCTGGCGAAGGAGTTTGGTCTTGGCGGGCAGGGCGGCCCAAAAGCCGGCCTGTAAGCTGAGACAAGATCTGGATGAAGCCGGCACGCTCAGCATCACAGCCTGCGACAAGAGGAAGACGGGCAATTTCCTGCGATTCAGAGCGATAAATAATCTCGCCGATCGGATCTCCTGCTTTGACTGGCAGGGAAACGGGCTCCGCATAGACAATTTCCGTTTGCAGGGAGGAAGGGTCAAGGGACTGTCCTTTATTGGTCAGAACGCCGACATTGCCCTGAATGAGTACGGGAAGCTGCTGTATGTTGCTGCCGCTTATGGTAAGCGTATCGGCCTGGGTGCCATCGGTTTCCAGATTTAAAAAGCCATAATTGCCAAAGCCGTAATTGAGCAGAGCTGTAACCTCACTGGTGCGGATCTCTTTGGTTTCCGCCCCCATGATGACGGCGATCAGGCTTAGGTCGCCGCGGGTTGCCGTGCCGGAAAGAGAATATTTTGCCAGGCGGGTAAAGCCGGTTTTGAGACCTGTCATACCCTCATAGCTCTGAATCATTTTATTAGTATTGGCCATATCCGTTTCGCCGGGGCCACTTCTCCAGACATGGGGCATCATTTCATGCCAGGTGGTTGTATATTCGGTGACTTCAGGAAAATGATTCAGAAGCTCACGAGACATCAGCGCAATATCATGCGCGCTGGTGACATGGCCGTCTGCATCCAGGCCGCAGGGGTTGACAAAATGGGTATCGTTCATGCCAAGCTCCTGGGCGCGCTGGTTCATGAGCGCAACGAAGCCCTCTTGGCTGCCGCCGATATATTCAGCAGTTGCGATGGCGGCATCATTGCCAGAGGCAATGCACATGCCCTTGATGAGGTTTTTTAAGGCGATTTGTTCACCGCTCTCTAAAAGAATGGTAGAGCCTCCATAGCCGGCGGCATTGTCGCTGACGGTGACCATGTCGTCCATGGTAGCTTTTCCATCCCGTACAGCTTCATAAGCCAATAAAATTGTCATGATTTTAGTCACACTGGCCGGGCGTAGCTGTTTATGGCTGCCCTGTTCATAGAGAATCTGTCCGGTCCGCGTCTCCATTAAAATGGCACCGGGCGAAGTGATACCCAGGGAGGCAGCCGCCGGGTCAGAGTCGGAAGCAGTATCAGTTTCAGTTTCTTCGGCAGCAGCCTCGATAGTGCCCTCTGGTAAAAAGGGAATCGGTAAAAAAATGTAGCTAAGCCAAAATGCGGCTATTAAAACAAATGCGATCGTTTTTCTCATGATCAATGAAACCTCCGTCTTTATGTTAGAATGACTCTTTAACTTAAGTATAAGAGAGGAAAAGAGGAATTATGCTAATGTTTCAAAAGTGGAGCAAATCAATTCGATAAGGAGACAGTAAAGCAATGAAGATTAAAGAAATACAAATCGGAGAGGTGCAGATTCCATTGGTAACGCCGTTTCGTACGGCGCTGCGTACAGTCGAGGCCGTGGATGATATTCTGATACGGGTGATCGGCGATAATGGTATGGAAGGATTCGGAGAGGCGCCGCCGACTGCCGTGATTACCGGCGACACCAAGGGCTCCATCCGTACAGCTGTGCAGGAGTTTATTGCGCCGGCGCTCATTGGCATGGAAATAGAGGATATGGACGGTATCATGAAAAAGCTGCATGGTTGCATTTTGAAAAATACTTCTGCAAAAGCGGCCGTGGATATGGCCCTGTATGATTTGTATGCGAAGAATCTGGGCCAGCCGCTTTACAAGGTGCTGGGCGGTCACAGTGCCAAAGTAGAGACGGATTTGACGATTAGCGTAGGACCTGTTGAAACAATGGTGGATGACAGCCTGAAAGCGGCAAAGCAGGGTTTTCGGATTTTAAAGATTAAGGTTGGCAAGGAAGGACTGGCGGATGTAGAACGGATCCGCGCGATTCGTGAGGCGGTCGGAAAGGATATTCAGCTGAGAGTAGATGCCAATCAGGGGTGGAGCGCCAAAGAGGCTGTGCGCATCATCAGTGCGCTGGAGGATCTGGATTTGAATATTGATCTGGTAGAGCAGCCGGTAGGGGCACATGATCTTGCGGGCATGCAGTATGTGACGCAGCATGTGGCAACGCCGATCTTGGCAGACGAAAGTGTCTTTTGTGCAGAGGATGCAATCCGCATTATCCAGATGGGAGCGGCGGATTTGATCAATATTAAGCTCATGAAGACCGGCGGTATTTATGAGGCTCTGAAAATTTGCGGCATTGCCGAAATATACGGAGTGGAGTGCATGATGGGCTGTATGCTGGAGAGCAAATTGGCAGTAAGTGCCGGCGCGCATCTGGCGGGAGCAAAAGGAATTATTACTCGGGCCGATCTGGACGGCCCGGGGCTGTGCCGGATAGATCCCTATGAGGGAGGGCCGCAGTATCAGGCTAATTGGATCTATTTAAATGAAACGCCGGGGCTTGGCATCACGAAGGTGCCCTGCTTTGCATGATGGAGAAGAGAATGAAAACAGGAATAATTCAAGTGGGTATCGCACCGCTTTATGCAGAGCCAAAGGAGCAGCAGGTGCTGATTGACGAAGGCTTGTACGGTATGGAGGCAGAGATTTTAGAGCAGGAGGGAAGCTTCTGCAGGGTGCGGATGGAGTATCGGTATGAGGGATATATTCACAAAGAGCATATCCGAGAAGGAGGATGGCCGGCCGGTGAAAGGCTGAGGGTTTTGAAAAACCAGATTGACGTGATGAACAAACCTGAAGTGGATAGCATATGCCTAGCAACCATGCCCCGCGGCAGTGTGCTGCAGAAAGGAAGGCAGCCGGCGCCTGAGGGATGGATCTCTGTGCGTCTGGCAAACGGAGCAGAAGGATATACCAAAAAGAGTTTTCTGCATGCCTATCAGCCATTATCCTTTGAGAAGCCGGCGGCAGAGGAGGAGCTGCTGCGGCAGCGCTTAGTCGACGCGGCAAAAGCTTATGAAGGGACGGCATACAGATGGGGAGGAAAATCTCCGCAGGGAATTGATTGTTCAGGTCTTTGCAGTATGGCTTATCTGCTTAATGGAATCGTGATTTATCGGGATGCCGCCATTAAAGACGGGTTTCCCATTCACCGCATTGCCAAGGAAGCGATGAAAAAAGGCGATCTGGTTCTGTTTAAAGGCCATGTGGCAATGTATATCGGAGGACCCAGAAAGCTTTATATTCATAGTACGGCCAGAGCCGGCAGCGATGGAGTGGACTATAATAGCTTTGAACCGGGAGACTCCTTGTATCGTCAGGATTTGGCTGAAGGCATTTTGGAGGTAGGCAGTCTTTTCGGTGAGGAGCAGAAGGCATAATGGAAGGATTAAAGGTGCGCCTGCCGGTTTTTGAAGGGCCGCTTGAGCTTTTGCTGCATTTGATTGAAAAAAACAAACTGGATATTTATGATATCCCTGTGTTTGAGATTACGAAGCAGTATCTGGCCTATCTGAAGAGCTGGGATGAAATGAATATGGAGGTTGCCAGTGAATTTATC containing:
- a CDS encoding dipeptide epimerase; amino-acid sequence: MKIKEIQIGEVQIPLVTPFRTALRTVEAVDDILIRVIGDNGMEGFGEAPPTAVITGDTKGSIRTAVQEFIAPALIGMEIEDMDGIMKKLHGCILKNTSAKAAVDMALYDLYAKNLGQPLYKVLGGHSAKVETDLTISVGPVETMVDDSLKAAKQGFRILKIKVGKEGLADVERIRAIREAVGKDIQLRVDANQGWSAKEAVRIISALEDLDLNIDLVEQPVGAHDLAGMQYVTQHVATPILADESVFCAEDAIRIIQMGAADLINIKLMKTGGIYEALKICGIAEIYGVECMMGCMLESKLAVSAGAHLAGAKGIITRADLDGPGLCRIDPYEGGPQYQANWIYLNETPGLGITKVPCFA
- a CDS encoding D-alanyl-D-alanine carboxypeptidase, whose product is MRKTIAFVLIAAFWLSYIFLPIPFLPEGTIEAAAEETETDTASDSDPAAASLGITSPGAILMETRTGQILYEQGSHKQLRPASVTKIMTILLAYEAVRDGKATMDDMVTVSDNAAGYGGSTILLESGEQIALKNLIKGMCIASGNDAAIATAEYIGGSQEGFVALMNQRAQELGMNDTHFVNPCGLDADGHVTSAHDIALMSRELLNHFPEVTEYTTTWHEMMPHVWRSGPGETDMANTNKMIQSYEGMTGLKTGFTRLAKYSLSGTATRGDLSLIAVIMGAETKEIRTSEVTALLNYGFGNYGFLNLETDGTQADTLTISGSNIQQLPVLIQGNVGVLTNKGQSLDPSSLQTEIVYAEPVSLPVKAGDPIGEIIYRSESQEIARLPLVAGCDAERAGFIQILSQLTGRLLGRPARQDQTPSPADESLPEN
- a CDS encoding C40 family peptidase, with the translated sequence MKTGIIQVGIAPLYAEPKEQQVLIDEGLYGMEAEILEQEGSFCRVRMEYRYEGYIHKEHIREGGWPAGERLRVLKNQIDVMNKPEVDSICLATMPRGSVLQKGRQPAPEGWISVRLANGAEGYTKKSFLHAYQPLSFEKPAAEEELLRQRLVDAAKAYEGTAYRWGGKSPQGIDCSGLCSMAYLLNGIVIYRDAAIKDGFPIHRIAKEAMKKGDLVLFKGHVAMYIGGPRKLYIHSTARAGSDGVDYNSFEPGDSLYRQDLAEGILEVGSLFGEEQKA
- a CDS encoding pyridoxal phosphate-dependent aminotransferase — its product is MIAKKMKDLVLNGSTIRAMFEEGKKMAEQYGKENVYDFSLGNPNTPPPESVKKAALAILQEEEPIRLHGYMSNAGYEDVRDRLAESLNRRHQMQYTRDNLVLTVGAAGALNVALKTIIEPEDEVVLLAPFFGEYIHYVQNFQGVPVIVPPDIPNFSINFEALEAKLSQKTKALILNTPNNPTGVIYSEKEIQQLAELLRKKQKEYGHAIYLISDEPYREIVFGGQTVPYLPKFYENTFVGYSYSKSLSLPGERIGYLVIHQEMEEAEETMQAASVANRILGFVNAPSLMQRVIGMCAEEVSDMTVYQENKEILYRELTAMGFEMSEPQGAFYMFPKSPIADEKVFCQAAKRYRILLVPGSTFACPGYFRLAFCVSKETVLNSLEGFRQLAKEFGLGGQGGPKAGL